A part of Cannabis sativa cultivar Pink pepper isolate KNU-18-1 chromosome 6, ASM2916894v1, whole genome shotgun sequence genomic DNA contains:
- the LOC133039336 gene encoding uncharacterized protein LOC133039336: MNEYQEFVNIDLYPIDPEIERTFRERRRAQHRAQGEMEMMDDQGNGRRAQGEMAPNNSQNAVIMADDRDQIIRQYAAPLFNELNPGIVKPEIQAPQFELKPVMFQMLQTVGQFSGIPTEDPHLHLRLFMEVSDSFKLPGVTEDALRLKLFPYSLRDQARAWLNSLPSASVTTWQELAERFLMKYFPPTKNAKLRKEITSFQQFEDESLYEAWERFKELLRKCPHHGIPHCIQMETFYNGLNAHTRMVVDASANGALLAKSYNEAYDIIERISNNNYQWPTTRVPLGKKVAGVLEVDAITALSAQVASMSNMIKNMSMGQQMGQQNVSSPVGQLEEVSCVFCSEAHTFDNCPFNLASVFYMGSQNAYNQTYKQHPNLAYRNQGAGTSNSSMLPRSNFPPGFSQQAFQQRQQQGVQTSSLESMMREFMAKTENFMTRTESYMAKNDTAIQSQATSMRTLENQVGQLANELRNRPQGTLPSDTEDPRRDGKEHCKAVILRSGKVLESNEEEAKDKNEPTSIQSRVEKNVEPSNMAKEQPEENATAIPHQNAAEKLLSKPPPPFPQRFKKQQEDS; this comes from the coding sequence ATGAACGAGTACCAAGAATTTGTTAATATTGATCTATATCCTATTGATCCTGAAATTGAGCGCACAttcagagagagaagaagagctcAACATAGGGCTCAAGGGGAAATGGAAATGATGGATGACCAAGGAAATGGACGACGAGCTCAAGGGGAAATGGCCCCTAATAATAGTCAAAATGCAGTGATTATGGCGGATGATAGAGATCAAATCATCCGACAATACGCAGCACCTCTTTTCAATGAGCTCAATCCGGGCATTGTGAAGCCAGAAATTCAAGCTCCACAGTTTGAGTTGAAGCCAGTTATGTTCCAGATGCTTCAAACTGTGGGACAGTTTAGTGGCATACCCACCGAAGATCCTCACCTTCACCTTCGTCTATTTatggaggtgagtgattctttcaaaTTGCCCGGAGTTACGGAGGATGCCTTGAGGTTAAAGTTGTTCCCCTATTCTTTGAGAGATCAAGCCCGAGCTTGGTTGAATTCCTTGCCTTCTGCGTCGGTTACAACTTGGCAAGAATTAGCGGAGCGGTTTTTGATGAAGTATTTTCCTCCCACTAAGAATGCCAAGCTCCGGAAGGAAATAACTTCCTTTCAACAATTTGAAGATGAGTCTTTATATGAGGCatgggagaggttcaaggagTTGTTGCGGAAATGTCCTCACCATGGTATCCCTCATTGCATCCAAATGGAAACATTTTACAACGGTCTCAATGCTCATACTCGAATGGTGGTTGATGCTTCGGCAAATGGTGCTTTACTTGCCAAGTCCTATAATGAGGCCTATGATATTATTGAgagaatttccaacaacaatTATCAGTGGCCCACTACTAGAGTACCTTTGGGGAAGAAGGTTGCCGGTGTTCTTGAAGTTGATGCCATTACTGCTTTATCTGCCCAAGTTGCTTCTATGTCAAATATGATCAAAAATATGAGCATGGGTCAACAAATGGGTCAACAGAATGTTTCCTCACCTGTGGGACAACTTGAGGAGGTTTCTTGTGTTTTTTGTAGTGAGGCTCATACCTTTGACAATTGTCCATTCAATCTTGCATCTGTGTTCTACATGGGAAGTCAGAATGCCTACAACCAAACATACAAGCAACACCCAAACTTGGCATACAGAAATCAAGGGGCTGGTACTAGTAATTCATCTATGCTTCCTAGATCCAACTTTCCACCTGGTTTTTCTCAACAAGCCTTTCAACAAAGACAACAACAAGGTGTCCAAACAAGTTCTCTTGAGAGTATGATGCGTGAGTTCATGGCCAAGACAGAAAATTTCATGACAAGAACTGAGAGTTATATGGCGAAGAATGACACTGCGATCCAAAGTCAAGCAACCTCCATGAGAACTCTAGAAAATCAAGTTGGGCAACTAGCTAATGAGCTTCGAAATAGGCCACAAGGTACTTTGCCTAGTGATACTGAAGATCCAAGAAGAGATGGAAAAGAGCATTGCAAGGCGGTAATCTTGAGGAGTGGTAAAGTTCTGGAGTCAAACGAGGAAGAAGCTAAGGATAAAAATGAGCCCACTTCAATCCAAAGTCGAGTAGAGAAAAATGTTGAACCTTCTAATATGGCAAAGGAGCAACCTGAAGAAAATGCTACAGCAATTCCTCATCAAAATGCAGCAGAAAAGTTACTTAGCAAGCCACCCCCACCATTTCCTCAAAGATTTAAAAAGCAGCAAGAAGATTCTTGA
- the LOC115725667 gene encoding pentatricopeptide repeat-containing protein At3g18110, chloroplastic isoform X2, with amino-acid sequence MAFVGVLASSSSSPIIHSDTFSSPSSSKLQKSNSFSCSSNPTSSSSTASTTSNSNSHHPNDSDSTNTKPRSFTYSRASPSVRWPHLKLAETHVAVASPPPTHVVNDVVLPKKPRNSKRYIEPVDVNDETQQGLGRPSKNTAKKMNKLALKRAKDWRERVKYLSDRILELKSDEFVADVLDERKVQMTPTDFCFVVKWVGQSSWQRAMEVYEWLNMRQWFSPNARMLATVLSVLGKANQEALAMEIFERAEPSIGNTVQVYNAMMGVYARNGRFNKVHQLIDVMRERGSEPDLVSFNTLINARLKSAALVPNLAVELLDEVRRSGLRPDIITYNTLLSGCSRESNLEEAMKVYNDMVEHGCQPDLWTYNAMISVYGRCGLPSKADKLFKELESKGFLPDAVTYNSLLYAFAREGNIERVKEIGEEMVQNGFGKDEMTYNTIIHMHGKQGKHDLAFQLYRDMKNTIGRDPDAITFTVLIDSLGKANKMTEAANVMSEMLAAGVKPTLRTYSALICGYAKAGMQVKALETYDQMVKSGIRPDNLAYSVMLDIFLRSNDTKKAMALYREMVRDGFMPDNGLYEVMIRVFVKENKLEAVEKVIRDMELVFGMNPQIISSILVKGECYDHAAKMLRLAITTRYELDRENMLTILSSYSSSGRHSEARELLEFLREQAPASKQLINEALVVILCKADQFDSAFEEYSNTKGFHSFSRSSTMYESLIEGCKEKELFGNASQVFSDMRFFGVEPSGPLYQTMALVYCNIGFPETAHSLMDQAEAKGFASGSLFVYVSIIEAYGKLKLWQKAESLVGHLRQNNSEVDRKVWNALIQAYAESGCYERARAIFNTMMRDGPTPTVDSMNGLLQALIVDGRLEELYVVIQELQDMGFKISKSSILLMLDAFARAGNVFEVMKIYDGMKAAGYFPNMNLYRIMIKLMCKVKRVRDVEAMISEMEEAGFKPDISIWNSLLKLYSSIEDFRKTVEVCQQIKEAGLNPDEYTYNILIIMYCRDSRPEEGLSLMCEMKSQSLEPKLDTYKSLISAFSKQQLFDQAEELFEELRSNGRKLDRSFYHTMIKVFRNSKNPAKAEMLVGMMKQAGVEPNAATMHLLMVSYGGSGQPQEAEKVFENLKVTGLNVDTLPYSSVIDAYLKNGDYNIGIQKLKEMEKEGLTPDHRIWTCFIRAASLSQSTSEAIILLNALNDTGFDLPIRILTEKSGSLISEVDQCLEMLGSLEDDAAFNFVNALEDLLWAFELRATASWVFHLAIKRGIYRHDLFRVADKDWGADFRKLSAGAALVGLTLWLDHMQDASLQGYPESPKSVVLITGTSEYNSISLNSTLKACLWEMGSPFLPCRTRTGLLIAKAHSLRMWLKDSPFCLDLELKDVPSLPESNSMQLIDGCFLRRGLVPAYKEISERLGLVRPKKFSRLAMLSDEKRAKVIEADIEGRRQKLEKLKKNNDPSKIKKLDKGKYERKSMLLNNNDEIGLRGKALK; translated from the exons ATGGCGTTCGTAGGAGTTCTGgcctcatcttcttcttcacccATTATTCACTCCGACACATTCTCTTCACCTTCCTCTTCTAAGCTACAAAAGTCCAATTCTTTTTCTTGCTCTTCTAATcccacttcttcttcttctactgcGTCTACTACTTCCAACTCTAATTCTCACCACCCAAACGACAGTGACAGTACCAATACCAAACCCCGAAGTTTCACATACAGTCGAGCTTCACCATCCGTGAGATGGCCTCACCTGAAACTCGCCGAAACCCATGTCGCAGTTGCTTCTCCTCCGCCTACCCATGTTGTAAACGACGTCGTTTTGCCGAAAAAGCCTCGTAATTCCAAGAGATACATAGAGCCTGTGGATGTAAACGATGAAACCCAACAAGGTTTGGGGAGGCCTAGCAAGAACACAGCTAAGAAAATGAACAAATTGGCTCTGAAGAGAGCCAAAGATTGGAGGGAAAGAGTGAAGTATTTGAGTGATAGGATATTGGAGTTGAAATCTGATGAGTTCGTGGCCGATGTGTTGGACGAACGTAAGGTTCAAATGACACCTACTGATTTTTGCTTTGTGGTTAAATGGGTTGGTCAGTCGAGCTGGCAAAGGGCTATGGAGGTTTACGAATGGCTGAATATGAGACAATGGTTCTCCCCAAATGCTCGGATGCTTGCCACTGTTTTGTCAGTTCTTGGAAAAGCCAACCAGGAAGCTTTAGCCATGGAGATTTTTGAACGTGCAGAGCCTTCTATAGGTAATACTGTTCAAGTTTACAATGCGATGATGGGCGTTTATGCTAGAAACGGTAGATTTAATAAGGTCCACCAACTGATTGATGTAATGCGTGAAAGAGGGTCTGAGCCAGACCTTGTGAGTTTCAATACATTGATTAATGCCCGTTTGAAGTCTGCTGCTTTGGTACCTAATTTGGCTGTTGAACTTTTAGATGAGGTTAGGAGATCAGGCCTTAGACCAGATATTATTACTTATAACACTCTTCTTAGTGGATGTTCACGGGAATCAAATTTGGAGGAAGCTATGAAGGTTTATAATGATATGGTAGAGCATGGTTGCCAACCTGATCTTTGGACTTATAATGCTATGATTTCGGTGTACGGGAGATGTGGACTTCCAAGTAAAGCTGATAAGCTCTTTAAGGAGTTGGAGTCTAAAGGGTTTCTTCCTGATGCAGTGACATATAATTCTTTGTTGTATGCTTTTGCTAGAGAAGGGAATATAGAGAGAGTAAAGGAGATAGGTGAAGAAATGGTTCAAAATGGTTTTGGTAAAGATGAGATGACCTACAATACAATAATCCATATGCATGGGAAGCAAGGGAAACATGATTTAGCATTCCAGCTTTACAGGGACATGAAAAATACGATCGGCCGGGATCCTGATGCCATTACTTTTACTGTTTTAATTGATTCTCTTGGGAAAGCGAATAAGATGACTGAGGCGGCGAATGTGATGTCTGAGATGTTGGCAGCTGGAGTGAAACCTACTTTGCGAACCTATAGTGCTTTGATTTGTGGATATGCAAAAGCTGGTATGCAAGTAAAGGCTCTGGAAACATATGATCAAATGGTTAAGTCTGGCATTAGACCTGATAATCTAGCGTACTCTGTAATGTTGGACATTTTTTTGAGGTCAAATGACACGAAAAAGGCAATGGCTTTGTATCGAGAAATGGTTCGTGATGGTTTCATGCCAGATAATGGCCTTTATGAAGTCATGATTCGAGTGTTTGTGAAGGAAAATAAATTAGAAGCTGTTGAGAAAGTCATCAGAGATATGGAATTAGTTTTCGGCATGAATCCACAAATCATTTCTTCAATTCTTGTCAAGGGGGAATGTTATGACCATGCTGCTAAGATGTTGAGATTGGCCATAACCACTAGATATGAATTAGACCGTGAAAATATGTTAACTATTCTCAGTTCATATAGTTCATCTGGGAGGCACTCAGAAGCACGTGAATTGCTCGAATTCTTGAGAGAACAAGCTCCTGCCTCCAAGCAACTAATAAACGAAGCATTGGTTGTCATACTTTGCAAGGCTGACCAATTTGATTCTGCTTTTGAGGAATACAGTAATACAAAGGGATTCCATTCATTTAGTAGAAGCTCTACCATGTATGAATCCCTGATTGAAGGCTGTAAAGAGAAAGAGTTATTTGGCAATGCCTCACAGGTTTTCTCTGACATGAGATTCTTTGGTGTTGAACCTTCTGGACCTCTTTACCAGACTATGGCTCTTGTTTACTGCAATATTGGTTTCCCTGAGACAGCACATTCTTTAATGGATCAGGCAGAAGCAAAAGGTTTTGCATCTGGCAGTCTCTTCGTTTATGTTAGTATTATTGAAGCATATGGAAAATTGAAGCTTTGGCAGAAAGCAGAGAGTTTGGTGGGACATCTTAGACAAAACAATTCAGAGGTGGATAGGAAGGTATGGAATGCTTTGATACAAGCTTATGCAGAAAGCGGCTGCTATGAGCGAGCCAGAGCAATTTTCAATACAATGATGAGGGATGGTCCTACGCCAACTGTAGATTCCATGAACGGTTTATTGCAAGCTTTAATTGTTGATGGGAGATTGGAGGAACTTTATGTAGTAATCCAGGAGCTGCAAGATATGGGTTTCAAAATAAGCAAAAGTTCAATCCTATTGATGCTTGATGCATTTGCTAGAGCTGGTAATGTCTTTGAGGTAATGAAAATATACGACGGAATGAAAGCTGCAGGTTATTTTCCTAATATGAATCTCTACAGGATTATGATCAAGTTGATGTGCAAAGTAAAACGAGTAAGGGATGTTGAGGCCATGATATCTGAGATGGAGGAAGCCGGGTTTAAACCTGATATCTCGATATGGAATTCATTGTTAAAGTTGTACTCATCCATTGAGGACTTCAGAAAAACAGTGGAGGTAtgtcaacagattaaagaagcTGGCCTCAACCCAGATGAGTATACCTACAATATTTTGATCATTATGTACTGCAGAGATAGTAGACCAGAAGAAGGTTTATCTCTTATGTGTGAAATGAAAAGCCAGAGCTTGGAACCTAAATTAGACACCTACAAAAGTTTGATTTCAGCATTTAGTAAACAACAACTCTTTGACCAAGCTGAGGAACTTTTTGAAGAGTTAAGATCAAACGGGCGTAAATTGGATCGTTCATTTTATCATACAATGATAAAGGTATTTAGGAATTCCAAAAATCCCGCCAAAGCAGAAATGCTAGTGGGCATGATGAAACAGGCTGGTGTCGAACCCAATGCAGCGACAATGCACTTGCTTATGGTTTCTTATGGTGGCTCTGGACAGCCTCAGGAAGCTGAGAAAGTGTTTGAAAATTTGAAAGTCACTGGTTTGAATGTTGACACACTACCATATAGTTCTGTTATTGATGCTTATCTAAAGAATGGAGATTATAATATTGGAATTCAAAAGCTCAAAGAGATGGAAAAAGAGGGTTTGACACCAGACCATAGAATATGGACTTGTTTTATCAGAGCTGCTAGTTTGTCTCAGAGCACAAGTGAAGCTATTATTCTCTTGAATGCACTAAATGATACTGGATTTGATCTTCCAATAAG GATTTTGACAGAAAAATCAGGATCACTAATTTCAGAGGTGGACCAGTGCCTAGAGATGCTAGGGTCCCTAGAAGACGATGCGGCTTTTAACTTTGTCAATGCTTTAGAGGATCTTTTATGGGCATTTGAACTCCGAGCAACTGCTTCATGGGTTTTCCATTTGGCAATCAAGAGAGGAATCTATAGGCATGATCTTTTCAG GGTTGCGGACAAGGATTGGGGTGCTGATTTTAGAAAGCTGTCTGCTGGTGCTGCTCTTGTTGGTCTTACATTATGGCTTGATCATATGCAG GATGCATCACTGCAGGGATATCCCGAATCACCAAAATCAGTTGTTTTGATAACGGGAACATCAGAGTACAACTCTATTTCTCTTAATAGCACACTAAAGGCCTGCCTATGGGAGATGGGATCCCCTTTCCTTCCTTGTAG